In a genomic window of Alkalinema sp. FACHB-956:
- a CDS encoding vWA domain-containing protein codes for MKPHYTDINIVLDRSGSMQSIKADTIGGFNAFLEQQKQVPGQATITLAQFDDVYEVVYRAIPLYQAPELNDQTFVPRSSTALLDAIGRTINETGSRLAAMAESDRPSHVIFVILTDGEENASQQFSALQINQMIRHQSDVYNWEFVFLGANQDAITTASNLGMKADQAITYAASPAGTQAAFKAMSRNMARFREGDFEALAFSDADREEQQDAGL; via the coding sequence ATGAAACCCCACTACACCGATATCAACATCGTTCTCGATCGCTCCGGTTCCATGCAAAGTATCAAAGCGGACACGATCGGGGGCTTTAATGCTTTTCTGGAGCAGCAAAAACAAGTTCCGGGGCAAGCCACCATTACCCTGGCGCAGTTTGATGATGTGTATGAAGTGGTCTATCGGGCGATTCCGCTGTACCAAGCCCCTGAACTGAACGATCAAACCTTTGTTCCCCGGAGCTCGACTGCGCTGCTAGACGCGATCGGGCGCACGATCAACGAAACGGGTAGCCGCTTGGCAGCCATGGCAGAGTCAGATCGGCCTAGCCATGTGATTTTCGTGATCCTGACCGATGGCGAAGAAAACGCCAGCCAGCAATTTTCTGCGCTGCAAATCAACCAAATGATTCGGCACCAAAGTGATGTTTACAACTGGGAATTTGTTTTCCTCGGGGCTAACCAAGACGCCATTACCACGGCTAGTAATTTGGGAATGAAAGCAGATCAAGCCATCACCTATGCTGCGAGTCCCGCCGGAACCCAAGCTGCATTTAAGGCGATGTCCCGCAATATGGCGCGGTTTCGGGAGGGGGATTTCGAAGCGTTGGCCTTCAGTGATGCCGATCGCGAAGAACAGCAGGACGCGGGCTTGTGA
- a CDS encoding N-acetyltransferase — protein sequence MNAMKIRAEQPDDYAAIRQVNELAFGRSQEADLVEALRDSNLDMISLVAIAPVADPEPLDVGAIVGHLLFSPVTITPTISPPLVNPIKIAGLGPIAVLPALQRRGIGSQLIQAGLEQCRQQGYDAIVVLGNPQFYQRFGFATASLKHLQCEYEVPEEVFMVVELQPNSLAACSGMIRYAPAFANV from the coding sequence ATGAATGCTATGAAGATTCGCGCAGAGCAGCCTGACGACTATGCAGCCATTCGCCAAGTGAATGAGTTAGCCTTTGGTCGATCGCAGGAAGCGGATTTGGTGGAGGCATTGCGGGATAGCAATCTGGATATGATTTCCTTGGTGGCAATTGCTCCGGTTGCAGATCCCGAACCACTGGACGTTGGGGCGATCGTCGGGCATCTTTTGTTCAGTCCAGTGACCATTACTCCAACGATCTCCCCACCGCTGGTTAATCCCATCAAAATTGCAGGTTTGGGGCCGATCGCCGTTCTGCCAGCGTTGCAACGCCGAGGCATTGGCTCCCAATTAATCCAGGCTGGCTTGGAGCAATGTCGCCAGCAGGGGTATGACGCGATCGTGGTATTGGGAAATCCGCAGTTTTATCAGCGCTTTGGCTTTGCTACTGCAAGCTTGAAGCATTTGCAATGTGAGTATGAGGTTCCAGAAGAGGTCTTCATGGTTGTGGAACTTCAGCCCAATAGCCTTGCAGCCTGTTCCGGAATGATTAGATATGCACCCGCGTTTGCTAATGTATAA